The DNA window GGCGACGGCGGGGAGAACAAGGTCTACAATggcgagatgaagaagctcCCGATTACTGCGTTCCTCAGCCTAACGGCCAAGCCAAACCCGGACGCTTTGCCAGCGATGGCAGCGGAAGCTGTGGCGTCCGCCGCCGATtccaaggccaaggccacgAAACCGACACCCGcggccgacgacgacggaTCCGGTGAGAAGGCAGCTGAAGACAAACCCGCCCAGGTTCCTCTTGCTGCACCCCCGATCCCCACTCTCGCAACCGCGGAATCCCTCGAGTCCAGCTGCCTCGCACCCAAGTCTGGAACGTGTGtgcttgctcttctcccggAGGCCAGTGAGGCAGACGCCGCGCTCCCCACTCTCGCAACAGATGCActggccagtctggccgaAATCGCGCACAAACACGCCCAGCGCGGAACGAAACTCTTCCCGCTGTATGCGGTGCCCGCCATCAACACAGGCTCCAAGACTGTGCGTGACGGACTGGGCTTGGCCGATGACCAAGCGGTCCAAATCGTTGCTCTGAATGCCCGCCGTGGATGGTGGCGCCAGTACGGTGAGAGCGAGGACTTTGGCCTCCACGCCCTCGAGGCTTGGGTGGATGCGCTCCGGCTGGGTGAGGGTGCGAAGGAGAAGTTGCCCGAGGGTCTGGTCGTTGAATCCCAGGCTGAGCCGGAGCATGATGAGCTCtaaaagagggagaagacaGACCTTCTTGCCTTGCCTACTTACTTGTACGGGTCCATTTCGGATCTTATTTAGCGAATTGCATGTTCTTCCTCTATATCTCAGAGAGATATGGATCTAGTTTCTGAACTTAATTACTCCCCTTTTACCTAGGGCTCGGTGGAAGTACTTCTCTGAAAGGATTTGTTAACTAATCCAAGGAACCGCTTGGGATGTGGAGAGAGATTCAGGAGTAAGATCAGTAGATAAATTCTACCCAATCCATTGTTGCACTTCTACCTCGAGGAAACTTAACGTTCGGGACCTTGGCAGGTCTGTGGACAACGCGATTACTTGTTCCTGTGACGCACGCTATCGAGTTGGACATGAAAATAGTAGTCTACCGATTGTTCTTCGGACAAAGGCTACCCTTGCATTAGACAAAGATGTGGCTATGCCGTTTCCGTAACCATTTCTCATATTGACGATTTTCTTATGTACAAAAAAGAGGTTCAAATTATTATATGTCCAGACAGTGAACAAACTCAAAATATCTCATCCGATGGGGACGGAGTTGACAGTCATTTTAAAACACAACCCTCAAAGCCCCTAGAGAATACTCCCCAAGCCCTGGTCAGTGAGCGAAGTCTGCCCAAATTGCTCCAGAATAACATCAGCAGCCTTCTCACCAACCATGTAAGTCGAAACCGCCGTGAATGTTCCCGGGATACGAGGGTAGACGGAAGCATCAACCACACGCAGACCCTTCACGCCACGGACCTGGAACTTTGAGTCCAGAACAGCCATCGGGTCATCGTCAGCACCAATCGGGCAGGTGCACGAGGCGTGATGACCCCAAGCCGTATTCTTGGCGTAGTCCTTGATATCCTCTGCCGACTTCACACCCGCACCAGGCAGGATCTCTTCAAATGGAAGCACCTGGCGTGCGATGGCGTCCCGGGCGAGTTCGACTGACTCATACAGAGCCTCGAGATCAGCGGCGTAGTCACCACTGCCGGTATCGAAGTAATTGAAAACGATCTGAGGGAGATCAAGTGGATCCGCCGAGCGCAGGGAAACCTTTCCAGCGGTATTGCGTGGTTGAGACTTCAGGATAGCCCAGCTCCAGACATCGTGCTGCgcggtgatgttgatgctgtaGCCCGGGAAGTATCCACGGAAACCGACAGGCCCGCCGAAGACAAAGACATCCCAGTTCTCATCTGCCGTAGTTGAGCTCTTGAAGAACATGGTAGATGCAAATCCGTCCGAGGCGTATGTGCCTCTGTTTCCGAGAACGGGGTTCTCCCAGCGCCTTAGGCACTCGTCTGTACTCTCTTTGCTGGTGAATGTACAGCCGTCAAGCAGAGTGAAGTTGTTTGGGACATGGCCTTGCACGACGATTTCGTAGTGGTCCTGCAGGTTTTCGCCAACTCCGGGAAGATCTGCCACGACGGGGATGCCGAATGACTCGAGTTCGGCTTTCGGGCCGATGCCGCTGTGCTTTAGAAGCAGTGGAGAGTTGTACACACCACCGGCAACAATCACTTCACGGGATGCCGTCACGCTTCCTGGAGTACCCGTCGTCTCTCCAGATCGAGGACTAGCCTTGAACAGGTACTGTCCGTCAAGGAATTCGACGCCCGTTGCACGGGGCGGGCTCGCAGAGTCGTCAAAGAGAACCTTGGTTACGAAACAGTCGGTGCGCACATCAAGCGGATACTTCTTGCTACCATCTCCATTTTTCGCATCACGCACGTCAACGACAAATTCTCTCGATCCGACACGCACACTGTCCTTGGACGAGATAGGAATCTGATAGTACCCAGGGTTCTGGTCGCGCGCCAGTGAGTCGGCGTTAGCATCGCCCGCGCCCAGAGTAGCGAGGTTGAAGACCGTGTTGGTGTAATTACCCAGGGCGAAGAGGCCGCCGGTGATCATGCTGAGCAGCTGCGTATCCTCGAGCACGAGGGTGAGCGGCGCTTCTTCGGTCTGCAACCAGCCGTTGTAGCCGTGTCCCGGACTCAGGGCAAGATAGTTGTTCCGCTCTGCGTTGACGAAGTATTTGCGCATGATATCCGGAGCCCAGGAATCATCGCCCGTCAGGGTGGCAATGTATTCGAAGTCTGATTCAAACGGGTAGATGGCAACGAGGGCATTGTGCCCGGTGCAGCCACCTAGCGTACCCGTCCGCGGATACAGCGTCCCCTTGAGCGTCGAACCCGGAGGCGGGTTGAGACCTGTATACTCGGTTCCATCGGGGGTTTCATAGGTAGTCTTGTAGTCAAGGGCCTGGcgctcgtcgtcggcgtAGTGGTGGACGAAAAAATCCCACGCCAACGCCGGGTCCTCGGAGGCTTTGGCCGAGTATGCCGGGACGCTGTAGTTCACGTTTTGGCCTTGGTCATCGCCGGCTTCGATCAGGAGTGTCTTGTggcccgccatggccaggcGCGCGGCTACAGGACCGCCACCGGCCCCTGAGCCAACGACGACATACTCGTAGCCCGTGAGTTCGACTGCATTGGCAAGCGACGCCGAGGCTGCTAGGAGCCCGATAGCGAcagaaggaagaaacatgGTTAAATTAATATTTAACAATGATCGGACGAACCATTGACGAATGAACCAggcgggggaggaggacTATTATAGCGGTTCTTTAAACCCTGCATAGAGCAGGAACATGTTCAGCGAGAGCATGATCGCCGAGACAATCTCCGATGACCGGAGAACATGCCGCGATCATGGCGGACCCTGGGAGGGATCGAGAGCGAACGTTAAGagttgttcttgttcttcacCGGCTTCTCGTCGTTGACGTGCCTATCGGAAGCCGGAGAAAGCGAGACTAGCGGAGCGGCTAGTGTACTAAGGCCTGTCTGAGCGGGCAGGATTGTCAGTTGAACAGCTGGACTGACTAGTCGAAGCCTAGAAGTCATTATTGGCGGGGTAGTCTGCCGTAGACCGGACTAGGGAGACCATTTTACAACCTAAAAGTTTCTTTCCCCTGTGGCGTCAGTCATAATTGTGTTCATGCCGAGGCAGGTTTGGAGGTTTGGCCAATCGCATGCTCAAAAAGGGGCAAGCGTAGGTGTTCGGGATACAGTCGGGAGCACATGCATTTGCCTTCGGGCTCCACAAAACCCCGGCAACTGTGATCAGCGGTGGAGTTTTAGTTTTGATGGAAAGCAATATCCGGGGTGTCGGGTGGACGGAAGGAATGGGGGAGCAATCAGAAAGGTCCACTAAGTGCTCGCTTCAACAGTAATGTGGATTGTATACACAGTAGACCGAATAGGtacacaaaagaaaaacccCAGCAGAAACCCAAGGAACACCTTGTCAAATGCAAACGAAGACAGATATCGATCTATTTCTTGCGGCCTTCCGTGCCCTTCTTGATAATCTTCTGCCGCTTGGAATCCACCTCCTTGTCAAAGATCTCGCGTGCAgactcgcccttcttccgcttcgccgccttgcccttgacgcTCACGGTGGAGCCACCGCCAGAGCGAATCTGTTTCTCCGCGTCGTCCCAGGCTGTGGAGCCGTGGTCAATTTCGTATCTGGAGGCTGGAAATCAGTTATTGTTCATTCCTGGCTGCGGACGAGGATCGGTTGATCTTACCGGTCCAGTGGGAGAGCGTCAATCAGTGCGCGCTGTTTCTCGCgcatctcgtcgtcgatctGTTGGCCGCCTTGGCGCAGTTCCTCGTCGAGACCGGTCTCTAGTGGTTTGAACCGGTCTTCGGCGGTGTGGTTATCGTCGTGAGCTCCGGATGCAGAGATGGCCGAGGGGATTTGATCCGCGGGCATGGTGTCGGCGACAGCGCCTTCGACCAAGCCCCGGAACTGGGTAGACACCTTGCGGATGATCTTCAGGAACATGGCGAGGAGTTGTGCCGAAGGCAAATTCAGCTCTTTCTCCAAAGCGTCCAGGCTCTTGCGTTGCAGGCCGATGGCGAGGAGAATGGACTGTTGCACACCTGAGAGACTAACCTTGCCGGCGAGGCGGTTTGCAAAATAGTACTCGGAGATAGCGGGCACCATATCAAGGATGACGTGGTAGTCCAATAGATTGTTGGCGTAGCTATCGAGACGTTTCAAGTCAAAGGGCGAGAAGGCGTCATCAAGGTCGGCCTTTTTCAGAGGGCGCCCAACAATAGACGGATCGAGCTTTGCGCCGGCATTGGCCGATTCACAGATGCTGAGGGAAAGAACAGAGGGGAACTCGCGGAACTGGTACGACAACAAAGCCAGGAATCGGCGGTGGAAGTCTCGTGCAAAGGCGCCCAGCCAGGCGGCATCGTTGGTGCCGGCCGTCAAAGTACGCAGCATCACACACGAGTGCTCGCCAGTCAGCTCGTTGGGAGTCTGCCGCAGGTACACTGGACTGAAGGTGGAGCGCTTCCAGAACTTGTGAAGACTGGGAGTGAGACCGTAGCTGACGCCAATGTAATCGAGCATGTCGGGACGGCGCTCCGTTAGCTTGCCGAACAGCGGCGGCATAGAGCGGATGTCTCGGACGTGAACGTTGTCGTCTAGGAGATTAGAAttggcgagctcgtcgtcTGTGACGCGGACCATTTCCTCTTGGAGCGCAGCCGTGTCTTCCGACAAGCTCGTGAACTTGCCCTCGTAGAAATCCAccagaagctcgagagcCCGCGAGCCATAACCCATACCCACGTACTCCGGGTTGGTCGCGATCCGGACAATGCGAGCACCTGACAGACTGGCGAAATCCTCATCCTGGAACTGCTGGCTCACCAGCCAGGGAATCAAGTCCCCACCGGCTCGTTGGCCACGGCTCAGGCTGTTGAGAACGCTTTGCCGGCTGATGCGACCCTCAAGAGCAACTTGAATGACGCAGAGCGGTTCCGGTAGTTTTGtggcttcttcatcgatAGGCGGAACGAGCACATACAGCTGGTGTGCAGGGGCATCGCTCATAAGCTGAAGGTCGTTGGGCGTGTTCTTGTAGTGGCTGGCCACATACAATGCCATCATCTGTTGCAAGAACTTCTCGGAAACAGGATGGAAGGAGAACAGAGTATCACGGTTTACCTGAAGCAGCTGACATTGCGACGGGTGAGGGCAGCCTTGGGTATTCATCCGGGACTTGGGCAGAGTCGCATCGAGACACAGGACCTTGTTCAACCACTTCTCCACGGAGTCCCCCGGTGCATACCGAATCGGCTCAGCCAGAGTGATCTCCCTCAATGATCGCCCACCAAGGCTCTTGTCTGCGTTCTTAGCAGACTTGCCTGTGCTACGGTCCGCAACATCGGTATCGTCGGTCTTGATACCTCCGCGGGACTGTTCCCGTAGTTGTTGAATCAATTTCAGCGACAATGATCGGCCGGTACCCTCGTAGCCGTTGATGGtggaggccatgaagaccaGGTAGGGGCCCAGTAGCTTCCGTACCATCGGCAGCGGAATCGCTGCAGCTTCATCAATAACCAGAAGCTCTGCTTGTCCCAGAACGTGAGCGTCCTGCGGTTGAATATATTGGATAGTTTGACGGTGGTTGCGGTGGACATTAACGCGCACAATGGCTTTGTTGAAATCCGGATTTGTCGATTGCAGGATGGTATAGTCGACATGATCCAAGTAGCCCAGGGCGTCAAAGCCCTTGAATACAAACTCAAAGAGCGTCTTCAAGTTCTCCGGGCTTGGGGAAGTGATGAAGATATTGCTATAGCCATGAGCAATGGCCGCTGCAATCGAAACACCGAGGGCAGCCGATTTTCCGCGTCCTCGGCCTGCTGTGAGCGCAACGGTGCTCTTCAATGTCTTCTCTGCAATTGCATCGACAAAAGTGAGGAgggccttggcctggtcgaCGGTGCGAGCCAGATTGACCAGAGGGCCCACGGGCTGTGACTCCGCCAGACtttccttgatctccttcaGCTCCTTTTGTGGGCCGGACTTGGTGGCATCGATTGACtcgggaggaggaagcggcTTAACATTCTTGCCGCCGGAGATGGGCAGCACGTTCAGTTCGTCGTCGACCACCAAGCACGAATCGCAGCTGCCCAGTGAAAGGATAAATCGCTCATTAAAGCGGGCGACCACGTCCTCGTGTGCTTCCGTCCGGTATCTGGAGTGAATGTCCATGGACAAAGTGTACAGCTGCTTCAGACTGTTCATGCTCTTGAGCAGTAGCAACACCATGCCACCTCCTTCGACCGTCTCGATCGTACGCGCCAGCAGATTGGGCGTCATCGCCTCAAAGTCCTGCAGGATACACATGCCATATGTGTTACCCAGAATCTTCTCTGTTTCCTTGTAGTAGACGTAGCGGATCTGGTTGAGGGTGATGAACAACTCGAAGGGATCTTCCTGGTTGGGCTCACGGATGCCTTGTTTGAcctgcttcttgatcttggcctcgcgcttcttgcgGTGACTGGTGAAGCCCAGCAGATCCTTCTTGTAGGCCCAGAGCACGGATTTGTTCTGCTTCACGTCGACGCTAGACATGATGTAGTGCAGATGCACAATCACATCCTTGGCGCGGTCGCCCAccacgacgaagaagctgcgcttcttctcctgcacGCCATTGCGAATGAGCGCGGGGATGCGCGAGTCGATGGCCTTGCGAGGCATGATGGCTGTGGGAGGAGGGCGCGGGAGCTGGCCGCGGGAGAGAGCCGAAAAGGATCACTCGTGAGATTGGTGATGTAGAATAATCCGGGACACCACTGGCTCCAGAACGCTCGGGGGTTAATTCGAGTCCGTCGGAAGCAATaaaacccaaaaaaaaaaaagttgctCCGGCGATCGACCGAACGAAAAACCATACTGCCATCCGCCACCGCTTACTTGATGTGATACCGCCCTGATCAAGTCACATGACCTCGACCCAACACGTGACGGTCTCTGGATTCCGTTTAGCGCCGGGGCTGTTCGTAGTCCCTTTATTGACTGTGGATGACGCGTTCTGTAAATGCAGGGTCTGGGCGCGTGCAActtggaaaagaaaatggctGACAGCGCAGGTGGGCCCCAGTTTTCCCTGAACTCAAACCCTTCATACTTTTGGCCTGTCGATCTCACTCGGGGACGGCAGAGATGAACGAGCACCGATCGGTGTAGCTACCATCGGTTGTCTTGGATCTTCTTGATTTCATTCTCGGTGCCATCTGCAGCTACAGAATACATCAGTAAATAATAAGACATGCACCACGGTCAATAATCACCATCAGGTGCCCCGTTGACGCAATACGGCCCCGACCGATGTTCCCTGCTTAGGCGAACCCTGCCATGTTTCCTCCCTCgttgctctctctctctcccctgggctccaccaccttctcttcttcctcttctggtCTTCTGGTCTTCTATCCGACATACTTTTTCTCCCTccgctccttcttcctcttccaggcGCATTATTTCTAGACGCCATGGCCTTTGACACCTTCATGCGAGATTAATCAACATGCCCCTAATCTCCGCGGACACTGGCCTCAAGGTCTGTGTGGGGTGAGTGCGATCTCTCTGGCTTGGATCGAGCTACGGACACTAACGCCTTTCCGTAGGATATTCCTGCTGAGCTCTCTAGTCCTCGCCACATCCTACAGTGCCACTTTCGCCTTTGGTAGGTCGACCTCCTTACATTCCAGACCGAGCGAAATGGAC is part of the Penicillium psychrofluorescens genome assembly, chromosome: 4 genome and encodes:
- a CDS encoding uncharacterized protein (ID:PFLUO_007178-T1.cds;~source:funannotate); protein product: MMLPSSILLALLAALPANADGMYSKKSPVLNLNQKTYNALIANSNYTSNLKPAYEKAAKNLDGLAKVAAVNCDDEENKPFCGQLGVQGFPTLKIVTPGKKPGKPRVEDYKGARTAKGIVDAVVDQIPNHVKRATDKDLDKWLAQNEDRPKAILFTEKGSTSALIRALAIDFLGSIDFAQVRDKERESVDKYEITEFPSLVLVPGDGGENKVYNGEMKKLPITAFLSLTAKPNPDALPAMAAEAVASAADSKAKATKPTPAADDDGSGEKAAEDKPAQVPLAAPPIPTLATAESLESSCLAPKSGTCVLALLPEASEADAALPTLATDALASLAEIAHKHAQRGTKLFPLYAVPAINTGSKTVRDGLGLADDQAVQIVALNARRGWWRQYGESEDFGLHALEAWVDALRLGEGAKEKLPEGLVVESQAEPEHDEL
- a CDS encoding uncharacterized protein (ID:PFLUO_007179-T1.cds;~source:funannotate), producing the protein MFLPSVAIGLLAASASLANAVELTGYEYVVVGSGAGGGPVAARLAMAGHKTLLIEAGDDQGQNVNYSVPAYSAKASEDPALAWDFFVHHYADDERQALDYKTTYETPDGTEYTGLNPPPGSTLKGTLYPRTGTLGGCTGHNALVAIYPFESDFEYIATLTGDDSWAPDIMRKYFVNAERNNYLALSPGHGYNGWLQTEEAPLTLVLEDTQLLSMITGGLFALGNYTNTVFNLATLGAGDANADSLARDQNPGYYQIPISSKDSVRVGSREFVVDVRDAKNGDGSKKYPLDVRTDCFVTKVLFDDSASPPRATGVEFLDGQYLFKASPRSGETTGTPGSVTASREVIVAGGVYNSPLLLKHSGIGPKAELESFGIPVVADLPGVGENLQDHYEIVVQGHVPNNFTLLDGCTFTSKESTDECLRRWENPVLGNRGTYASDGFASTMFFKSSTTADENWDVFVFGGPVGFRGYFPGYSINITAQHDVWSWAILKSQPRNTAGKVSLRSADPLDLPQIVFNYFDTGSGDYAADLEALYESVELARDAIARQVLPFEEILPGAGVKSAEDIKDYAKNTAWGHHASCTCPIGADDDPMAVLDSKFQVRGVKGLRVVDASVYPRIPGTFTAVSTYMVGEKAADVILEQFGQTSLTDQGLGSIL
- a CDS encoding uncharacterized protein (ID:PFLUO_007180-T1.cds;~source:funannotate), producing the protein MPRKAIDSRIPALIRNGVQEKKRSFFVVVGDRAKDVIVHLHYIMSSVDVKQNKSVLWAYKKDLLGFTSHRKKREAKIKKQVKQGIREPNQEDPFELFITLNQIRYVYYKETEKILGNTYGMCILQDFEAMTPNLLARTIETVEGGGMVLLLLKSMNSLKQLYTLSMDIHSRYRTEAHEDVVARFNERFILSLGSCDSCLVVDDELNVLPISGGKNVKPLPPPESIDATKSGPQKELKEIKESLAESQPVGPLVNLARTVDQAKALLTFVDAIAEKTLKSTVALTAGRGRGKSAALGVSIAAAIAHGYSNIFITSPSPENLKTLFEFVFKGFDALGYLDHVDYTILQSTNPDFNKAIVRVNVHRNHRQTIQYIQPQDAHVLGQAELLVIDEAAAIPLPMVRKLLGPYLVFMASTINGYEGTGRSLSLKLIQQLREQSRGGIKTDDTDVADRSTGKSAKNADKSLGGRSLREITLAEPIRYAPGDSVEKWLNKVLCLDATLPKSRMNTQGCPHPSQCQLLQVNRDTLFSFHPVSEKFLQQMMALYVASHYKNTPNDLQLMSDAPAHQLYVLVPPIDEEATKLPEPLCVIQVALEGRISRQSVLNSLSRGQRAGGDLIPWLVSQQFQDEDFASLSGARIVRIATNPEYVGMGYGSRALELLVDFYEGKFTSLSEDTAALQEEMVRVTDDELANSNLLDDNVHVRDIRSMPPLFGKLTERRPDMLDYIGVSYGLTPSLHKFWKRSTFSPVYLRQTPNELTGEHSCVMLRTLTAGTNDAAWLGAFARDFHRRFLALLSYQFREFPSVLSLSICESANAGAKLDPSIVGRPLKKADLDDAFSPFDLKRLDSYANNLLDYHVILDMVPAISEYYFANRLAGKVSLSGVQQSILLAIGLQRKSLDALEKELNLPSAQLLAMFLKIIRKVSTQFRGLVEGAVADTMPADQIPSAISASGAHDDNHTAEDRFKPLETGLDEELRQGGQQIDDEMREKQRALIDALPLDRYEIDHGSTAWDDAEKQIRSGGGSTVSVKGKAAKRKKGESAREIFDKEVDSKRQKIIKKGTEGRKK